The window CCAGAGTGTGAGGGAAAGACCTGcatgattttgaaaaatgattttgCCTACCCTGCATTAAAGCTGAGTTCACCATAACAATGATGTTTTGGAAGTAATCCATTTTGCATACATTTTGGTTTGTTGCCAAATGGAGCACATCCTCAAATAGAAAAGCAGGTGACCTTCCTGAATACAAGCACCTACCCCTCTATGAAATAGGAGCcacctatttgtttatttaatttgttttcccACAACACATGCATTCATATGCTCACTTGCATTTGAATCTAAGTTCCATAAAGGCAGagattttgtctattttgttcagTGTTACTTTTGTGGCAACTTAGAGTAACACCTGGTATATGCAGTAggtattgaataaatatttgcttaataaaCACTTTATTGGAATGAGAATGAGAAGCCCTTTTTCCTATGTTTCTTGGGACCAATTTTAGATATTGCAATAGAATTGTTACCCCACAGGCAAAAGCTTATATAGCTTTAAGTCAGTGTTTTTCTTTGTAGACCTGAGTGTGGTGCAGGAAAAACATCATTAAGATACGCCTAGCTGTTTCAGTAGCCTGGCCCTACACTTTTGTGGGTTTCTGATAGGTGCTCTTTCAGGTACTGAGGAATTATTAGGGGACAATCCTATGCCTTCTAGGAGCTTATGGTTTAAGAAAAGTACacatataaaaagaaacatttagcaTTTGTTACAAATAAGACTGAGCATGAAAGAAATGTTGCTTTCCAGTTGTGGTGCTgtagagaactcttgagagtcccttggactgcaaggagatcaaaccagtcaattctaaaggaatttAACTCTGAAAGTTCATtggaagaatggatgctgaagctgaagctcaatactttggctacctgatgcaaagaaccaactcattggaaaacaccgtgatgctgggaaagatttatgGCAAAAAGataagggggtggcagaggatgagatagttagacagcatcactgactcaatggacatgagttcaagcaaactctgggagatagtgaagtacagggatcctggtgtgctgcagtctatggggtcgcaaagagtcggacacaacttagcaactgaacaagcaGTAACACAGGCAGTTATCATATTGAAAACACTGTCTGGTACAGCTGGTCTAGTCCTAAACACCCAAGAGAAGCTCTAGCTCATGGGCAGAGGGTACTGTGTAtaagaatattcatagcagcactatttgtaacagcagaaagaaaacagggctgccctggtggctcagtggtaaagaatctgcctgccaatgcaagaaacatgggctcaatcgctgggtcaggaagatcccctagaaaagggaatggcaacctgggaaatcgcatggccAGAGAAgactggggggctacagcccatggggtcacaaaagagccacaTACAGCTTcgtgacaaaacaacaacaaaagaaaactgcTAGCTTCTCATCGACTGGAGAATGCATATTTCACATTGTACCCCTAAAGGGGAAAACTTAACAGTAGTTTGAATGAACGAAGTAGGTCAAAACTTATCAATAAATCACAAAACCATAGAGTTGAGTGAAAAAAGTGAGTTGTTAAAAATAATCTGTAAAGGATGACATTTAATGATATTTGGACACTGGGATAGATACTGTCTACAGATTTACAGATGCATAAAGTTGTAAGAAGAATGACATGAATGTACAATTATCAACAATGCATCATTAAAGGTGTTTTGCAGTGAAACAAATGAGGGAATTGAGATTAGAAAAAGAACTAGGGGAATATCAGTTATACCTATAATGTGAAAGTTGGGTGATGTATATCAGGTGTTTATTATGttgctttgtattttttctgAAGGACTGAAATATTGCACAATAAAACCAATGAGACTAAAGGTAGTACACATTATTCTAAATCATTGTGATAGAGTTAATAATACAGTAAGTATCAGTTATGCGATGATATTTATTATATCAATAACGTTATTAAATAGTGAGAACAAATAAAAGCTGGTcagggtaaaaaaaaagaaattaaggcttCTGGATCTTCTTATAGACCCCAACCCAGTTTTAGTCATTTATATAATGCCAAACCAGACCATACAGCTGGACCTACACACACCACATATGCACAAGCTTTTGCCATCAAGATGAACACATACAGGAAGATAAATTGTCAAATCATAGAGCCCAGGTTACACGACGTGCTTGGATGTTCAGTTTTTCTGGAGTATCTTCTTTCATGTGGGTAGACTGTACCCGGACAATACTACGAGGCATTGTAGTATCTGCTCGTAATGAGACGACTTTGATAGAAACCCCATGTTGCTCCATAACTTGACTTTTTCTGGCAGACTTGTGGATCAGGCTGCCAGAACCATCGATGGACTGCTTGTACTGTAAGAGAGAGAGGAATCCTGGGAAAAAGAGAAGCCAAGGGAGGGTGATGAAGGAATAACAGAGAAGTCACAGAAACACTTCCCTCCCTATGGGCCACAAGGCCCAGCTCTAAAGCCTAAAGGTTCCCTTTCAACTGCCCCAAGCCATTCGGGAGGGGGATGCTTTAGTAGGAGAGTTTAGAAGTGTGTGCAGAGTAGCTTAAGTAGAGCCCaactacagttcctggggtcacaaagaatcagactcgcctgagcacacatgcacaagggCTCagcatgtggtaaagaatctatctgcaatgcaggagacgtgggagacttgggttcagtccctaggttgggaagatcccctggaggaggaaatggcaacctactccagtattcttgcctgaaaatctcatggccagaggaacctggcagtccatggagtcgtggaagggtcggacacgactgagtgacggagcacacacacaggcagtgcTCAACACAATTGAGCATTCTTTCTGACAGAGGACATGCTTCTGAGTTAGGAAGTTTAGTTCCAAGGGAAATTTTAAAGGCTTCTTAGAAGAGTCTCTGGTGTTTGTAAGTGGTCACTGTGCATCAGACAGTGATTCTCTCTGACCCCAGGCTGTCCTGGCAGGACACTATGCCCCCAGGGTCACCACCTCCTCATAAGTAAACATTCCCTACCAGCCATTCTCCTTAGTCTTGAAGTTAGCGGTTATCTCCACTCTGAATGGGGCAGGTATGAAAGAAAAGGTGGAAAAGAAGTTTTCCTTTGGGGGCAAGCATATTGAACATCTCACTCAGCCCACGTCCTTGCAGGAACCATCTTCAGAGTGAGTCTAACTCCCCCACTAACCCTTTAAAATGCAAAGGTTGGTAACTTTCCCTCTATCTTCTTTCCCATCCTCTCACTCTCCTGCCTATCAGAGATGGATTGGTTCTTAGCTCCCATCAAGGGCCCTGAAGACACTCACCAGAGGCGAATAACAATAAAACGTTTAAGTACGCAGTGAAAATGATCCAGCTGATCTTATAACTCGAGTAGTACACGGATTCACCCTTATTTAGCATGTGGTGATACAGTAGGAGTGCACCGAGCAGAAGGATGCCTGATGTCcagacaaaaggagaaagaaaagtctcTTCTGAGGGACCCTGTCTCTCGTACTTAAGTTAACCTGAGATATGCTTGACTTCCAAACCCCTACCACGCACAACTGCGCCTTGTCCAAAGGTCAATGCCACTTGAGTGGTGGCTCCAATTTGGCAGCTGTGTATCTAAGCCAAAGAACTGGGAGGGCTGAGTTAGTCAGAGACCACAGCCTGGACCTACAAACCAAGTATGCCTCCGATCCTATGTCAGGGAACACAAGAAGTTACTGGtgattgaagacaggaagttACCTGTGAGGAAAGCGAGGCAGGCAGTCATAATGAGAGTATATTTGGTTTGAGGAATCATATAGGTGAATTCAAAACCCAGGA is drawn from Ovis aries strain OAR_USU_Benz2616 breed Rambouillet chromosome 21, ARS-UI_Ramb_v3.0, whole genome shotgun sequence and contains these coding sequences:
- the LOC101102682 gene encoding transmembrane protein 225, producing MMHTLGRKVEATNMFFSSWVLVFLAVGIIIEEWAELKLGPQKSTISHSPWICCTSLWPSDGLEVVRNILIVVLSFSFMHNLLLGFEFTYMIPQTKYTLIMTACLAFLTGILLLGALLLYHHMLNKGESVYYSSYKISWIIFTAYLNVLLLFASGFLSLLQYKQSIDGSGSLIHKSARKSQVMEQHGVSIKVVSLRADTTMPRSIVRVQSTHMKEDTPEKLNIQARRVTWAL